The following coding sequences are from one Pseudalkalibacillus hwajinpoensis window:
- a CDS encoding peptide ABC transporter substrate-binding protein, protein MKKKFSLLLSVILLLSLFLAACSGNSNTSSNSNSEGEATSGDSDSSEGSAEQVLNLTDTQDIPTMDSTQATDTVAFNAMNQVFEGLYRLDKDNKPVLGMAAEEPQVEEKDGETVYTFKIRDDANWSDGTPVKADDFVYAWHKIIHPDTMGGYASMMGAAGIKNGNEIITEGDPLYGKVEELGVKAVDEKTLEVVVTQEVPYFFDLLTFASFYPQPKDFAEEQGENYSLESDTMLYNGPFTLAEWNHGDGWKLAKNDGYWDADTVQLKEANYKIVKDEATRVNLYETGKIDRAGLSADFVDQFKDREDFTTILDTTIYFLRMNQKNEALANNDIRKALYLSYDRDGLVNVLLNNGSVAARYLVPKEFLFFNDEDFRAPAPDGYLADQTADDAAEYWKKGLEALGTDKVELEFLTTDSDLASKIAEYAKDQFESKLDGLTITINKQPWKQFLDLEDAGDFDISTGGWGPDYPDPMTYIYMFETDGAYNRMDYSNEEYDKLVSDAKTETDEQKRWEMMQEAERILIEEDTAILPTYQGGSAIIMKDYVKNYHIHKFGADSSLKWVTIEK, encoded by the coding sequence ATGAAGAAAAAGTTTTCGCTTCTGCTTTCGGTCATCTTGTTGTTAAGCCTTTTCCTTGCAGCGTGTTCTGGTAACTCAAACACGTCTAGTAACTCGAACAGTGAGGGAGAAGCAACCAGCGGAGATAGCGATAGCTCTGAGGGATCAGCTGAACAGGTGCTAAATTTAACGGATACACAGGATATACCGACTATGGATTCAACACAGGCTACAGATACAGTAGCATTTAACGCAATGAACCAGGTATTTGAAGGACTGTATCGTCTAGATAAAGACAATAAGCCAGTTCTAGGTATGGCAGCTGAAGAGCCACAAGTTGAAGAAAAAGACGGAGAAACTGTATATACTTTCAAGATTCGTGATGATGCGAATTGGTCTGACGGTACTCCAGTTAAAGCAGATGATTTCGTATATGCATGGCACAAAATTATTCACCCAGATACTATGGGCGGATATGCATCAATGATGGGTGCTGCAGGAATTAAGAATGGTAACGAAATTATCACTGAAGGCGATCCTTTATACGGTAAGGTAGAAGAGCTTGGTGTTAAAGCAGTAGATGAGAAAACACTTGAAGTAGTAGTGACTCAAGAGGTTCCTTACTTCTTCGACCTTTTAACATTTGCATCTTTCTATCCACAGCCAAAAGACTTTGCTGAAGAGCAAGGCGAAAACTATTCTCTTGAATCTGATACAATGCTTTACAACGGTCCATTTACACTAGCTGAATGGAATCATGGCGACGGTTGGAAGCTTGCTAAAAATGATGGGTACTGGGATGCAGATACAGTACAACTTAAAGAAGCGAATTACAAAATCGTAAAAGATGAAGCAACTCGAGTTAACCTTTATGAAACTGGAAAAATTGATCGTGCTGGTCTTAGTGCAGATTTCGTTGATCAGTTCAAAGATCGCGAAGATTTCACAACAATTCTTGATACAACTATTTACTTCCTTCGAATGAACCAGAAGAATGAAGCACTTGCGAACAATGACATTCGTAAAGCGCTATACCTTTCTTATGATCGCGACGGTCTAGTAAATGTATTGCTTAACAATGGTTCAGTAGCAGCTCGCTATCTTGTACCAAAAGAATTCCTATTCTTTAACGATGAAGATTTCCGTGCACCAGCTCCAGACGGCTATCTTGCAGATCAAACAGCAGACGATGCTGCTGAGTACTGGAAGAAGGGTCTAGAAGCTCTTGGTACAGATAAAGTTGAACTTGAATTCCTTACAACTGATAGTGACCTTGCATCCAAAATTGCAGAGTATGCGAAAGATCAGTTTGAGTCTAAGCTAGACGGTCTTACAATTACAATTAACAAACAGCCTTGGAAGCAGTTCCTTGATCTTGAAGATGCAGGAGACTTTGATATCTCAACTGGTGGTTGGGGACCAGACTATCCAGATCCAATGACTTACATTTACATGTTTGAAACAGACGGCGCTTATAACCGCATGGATTACTCTAACGAAGAGTATGACAAGCTAGTTTCAGATGCAAAAACTGAAACGGACGAGCAGAAGCGCTGGGAAATGATGCAAGAAGCTGAGCGTATTCTAATCGAAGAAGATACAGCGATCTTACCAACTTATCAAGGTGGTTCCGCTATTATCATGAAAGACTACGTGAAAAACTACCACATCCACAAGTTTGGTGCCGATTCTTCTCTTAAATGGGTAACAATCGAGAAGTAA
- a CDS encoding amidase family protein: MLSLEWLEKSTILDLQQAMLEDKLTSLQLVQFYLEQIANYNPRVNAILEINPDALFIAESLDRERIQNGPRSSLHGIPILLKDNINTDDHMHTSAGSMALASSYGKNDAFLVKNLRQAGAVILGKTNMTEWANFMSETMPNGFSSRGGQVFNPYGPGTLDVGGSSSGSAVAVACHFATAAVGTETNGSILSPSSSNAGVGLKPTVGSISRTGIIPISYSQDTAGPMTRNVTDAVILLRVLSGKDLQDQATHFVPEYHDYTPYLFPTLLENLRIGVVQKGYYDAMHQEEQEQLAKAMEDLKTIGCSIVEVKEISPYQEELESDYQVLLHEFKSGVNSYLAKETTSSAPLNLSTIIDYYNQNQSTSLPFGQSLLIESNQTQGTLSDPSYLKSRLQDLKYAKDEGIDQLMEREELDLLLFAGSYGSTLPAKAGYPSITVPAGFTSNNKPFGITLTGKAFSEPQLIKLAYVFEQHTHHRRLPYLFINNQTTHETR, encoded by the coding sequence ATGCTGTCATTAGAATGGTTAGAAAAATCAACGATCCTTGATCTTCAGCAAGCAATGTTAGAAGACAAGCTTACTTCTCTGCAGCTCGTACAGTTCTATCTTGAACAAATCGCAAATTATAATCCACGAGTAAACGCTATACTAGAAATCAATCCTGACGCCCTTTTTATTGCAGAATCTCTTGATCGTGAACGCATACAAAATGGACCTAGAAGTTCATTACACGGAATCCCAATCCTGCTCAAAGATAACATCAACACCGATGACCACATGCATACAAGTGCAGGTTCTATGGCATTAGCTTCTTCTTATGGCAAAAATGACGCTTTTCTAGTAAAAAATCTTCGCCAGGCTGGTGCTGTGATTCTCGGGAAAACCAATATGACCGAATGGGCTAATTTCATGAGTGAAACAATGCCTAATGGATTTAGTTCAAGAGGCGGTCAAGTCTTTAACCCCTATGGGCCTGGAACACTTGACGTCGGAGGATCGAGCTCTGGTTCTGCTGTAGCTGTTGCCTGTCATTTCGCTACGGCTGCTGTAGGAACAGAAACAAATGGCTCTATTCTTAGCCCATCAAGCTCCAATGCTGGTGTTGGTCTAAAACCAACCGTGGGATCTATTAGCCGGACTGGAATTATTCCTATTTCTTATTCACAGGATACCGCTGGTCCAATGACACGCAATGTCACTGATGCTGTTATCCTTCTCCGTGTGTTATCGGGAAAGGATTTACAAGATCAAGCGACGCATTTTGTACCTGAGTACCATGATTATACGCCATATCTCTTCCCTACATTACTTGAGAATTTAAGAATAGGTGTCGTTCAAAAAGGCTATTATGATGCGATGCATCAGGAAGAACAAGAACAATTGGCTAAAGCCATGGAAGATCTTAAAACGATAGGTTGCTCTATTGTAGAAGTGAAAGAAATAAGTCCATATCAGGAAGAGTTAGAGAGTGACTACCAGGTCCTTCTCCACGAATTCAAATCAGGGGTGAACAGCTACCTTGCTAAGGAAACAACCTCTTCTGCTCCACTAAATCTATCAACAATTATTGATTACTATAACCAAAATCAGTCGACTTCTCTGCCATTTGGTCAATCGCTTCTTATCGAATCAAACCAAACGCAAGGAACATTATCTGATCCATCCTATCTCAAAAGTCGACTCCAAGATTTGAAATACGCAAAGGATGAAGGTATTGATCAACTTATGGAAAGAGAAGAGCTAGATTTATTACTATTCGCAGGCTCTTACGGTTCAACACTTCCCGCAAAAGCAGGTTACCCTTCTATAACCGTACCAGCTGGTTTCACTTCTAATAACAAACCTTTTGGCATCACTCTGACTGGTAAAGCATTTAGTGAACCACAGCTTATTAAACTTGCTTACGTCTTCGAACAACATACACATCATCGAAGATTGCCGTATTTGTTTATCAATAACCAGACGACACATGAGACAAGATGA
- a CDS encoding ECF transporter S component, with protein MKSVSKTQRMIVVAMFSSISYLLMLLDFPLPGFPVFLQIDFSEIPALFVAILYGPVAGILVEAIKNFIHFGIQGSFTGVPIGQISNFIAGVFLIVPTSLIFRKFNQTQKGLALGLTLGTILMSAVMGLLNYLIILPAYTWFMGFEEMSSSARQALVLTGITPFNLVKGAIIASIFVAFFIKLKPWFARQTRVA; from the coding sequence ATGAAAAGTGTTTCAAAAACGCAACGTATGATTGTCGTTGCGATGTTCAGCAGTATTTCTTACTTGTTAATGCTTTTAGATTTTCCACTGCCTGGATTTCCTGTTTTTCTACAAATAGACTTCAGTGAAATTCCAGCACTATTTGTTGCCATTCTGTATGGTCCAGTTGCAGGGATACTTGTAGAAGCGATTAAGAATTTCATTCATTTTGGAATTCAAGGAAGCTTCACCGGAGTACCAATTGGTCAAATATCAAACTTCATTGCAGGAGTTTTCTTGATCGTACCAACTTCTTTAATCTTCCGTAAATTTAATCAAACTCAGAAAGGATTAGCACTGGGATTGACGCTCGGAACGATTCTAATGTCAGCAGTGATGGGATTGTTGAACTATTTAATTATTCTTCCAGCATATACGTGGTTTATGGGCTTTGAAGAAATGTCTTCATCAGCTCGTCAGGCTCTCGTATTAACAGGAATTACACCATTCAACCTTGTAAAAGGCGCTATTATAGCAAGTATATTCGTTGCCTTTTTTATAAAATTAAAACCTTGGTTTGCTCGTCAAACGAGAGTTGCTTAA
- a CDS encoding c-type cytochrome produces MVVGFTYWLSTTEEHAGGNEAGHSEQSEEGGGDSAGGEAEKIFSQNCASCHGENLGGGAGPALEAVGGKYSKDEILEIIKNGKGGGMPAGVIQGEDAEKVATWLSEKK; encoded by the coding sequence ATGGTTGTAGGCTTTACATACTGGCTTTCCACAACCGAAGAACATGCTGGTGGAAATGAAGCCGGCCATAGTGAACAGTCTGAAGAAGGCGGTGGAGATTCAGCTGGAGGAGAAGCCGAGAAAATCTTCTCTCAAAACTGCGCGTCTTGTCATGGTGAAAACCTTGGAGGCGGTGCTGGTCCTGCTCTTGAAGCAGTAGGTGGCAAGTATTCAAAAGATGAAATTCTAGAAATAATCAAGAATGGTAAAGGCGGCGGTATGCCCGCTGGTGTCATTCAAGGTGAAGACGCTGAAAAGGTCGCAACGTGGCTCTCTGAGAAAAAATAA
- the spoIIP gene encoding stage II sporulation protein P: MKSSSHSLFSSTSNNKIRFVSFFTIVGLILLFIVAGMISSSETKYQLSSSVLHDWITSFSTEALVYGMGTENHYLTQVLPEESEPPALSLVAFQFITSVKPGDIRSLLGGELPGFALYDAKIHVAGEGTNFTNLPIESAPALDELLKEREVPTEKLKINNAKDQVTPPLQTTNGRKVAFIYHSHSYESYLPLLGLEGNKNANLANDGKTNITLVGKMLGEELAERGIGAKVDDSNIGALLNEKGWEHGKAYDVSRTIVQSAVAGNDDFNLFIDIHRDSLREKDTTVTINNEEYARTVFVIGEENPNYEKNLALAKDLHVELKTKYPGLSRGVIGKKGQGVDGIYNQDISPNAMLIEIGGVDNNLEQLSRTVKAIADVVSEHYWKTQKVNN; this comes from the coding sequence ATGAAAAGTAGCTCACACAGTCTTTTTAGTAGTACAAGCAATAATAAAATTAGGTTTGTTTCATTTTTTACTATTGTTGGTCTTATTTTGTTATTTATTGTGGCAGGTATGATTTCCTCATCAGAAACGAAGTATCAACTCTCCTCTTCTGTGTTACATGATTGGATTACAAGTTTCTCGACTGAAGCTCTGGTTTATGGAATGGGGACGGAAAACCATTACTTGACACAAGTACTACCAGAGGAAAGTGAGCCGCCAGCGCTGTCCTTAGTTGCCTTTCAGTTTATTACGAGTGTGAAACCCGGGGATATACGTAGTCTTTTGGGTGGGGAGCTACCAGGGTTTGCTTTATATGATGCTAAAATCCACGTGGCTGGTGAAGGGACGAATTTCACTAATCTCCCTATTGAGTCAGCCCCTGCATTAGATGAATTGCTAAAAGAACGTGAAGTTCCAACTGAGAAGTTAAAAATAAACAACGCTAAGGATCAAGTAACACCTCCTCTTCAAACAACAAATGGTCGAAAAGTAGCTTTTATTTATCACTCTCATAGTTATGAATCATACCTGCCATTACTAGGACTTGAAGGCAACAAAAATGCAAATCTTGCAAATGATGGAAAAACGAATATTACGTTAGTTGGTAAGATGCTCGGAGAAGAACTGGCTGAGAGAGGGATTGGAGCAAAAGTAGATGATTCAAATATAGGCGCACTTTTAAATGAAAAAGGTTGGGAACACGGTAAAGCATATGATGTGTCTAGAACAATCGTACAATCGGCTGTGGCAGGAAATGATGATTTTAATTTGTTTATTGATATTCATCGAGACTCCTTAAGAGAAAAAGATACGACAGTGACAATTAACAATGAGGAATATGCTCGTACGGTCTTTGTTATTGGAGAAGAGAATCCAAATTACGAGAAAAACTTAGCACTTGCAAAAGATTTACATGTAGAATTAAAGACCAAGTATCCTGGGCTCAGCAGGGGAGTTATTGGTAAAAAAGGTCAAGGGGTAGACGGTATCTACAACCAGGACATATCTCCTAACGCTATGTTAATTGAAATAGGGGGCGTAGATAATAACCTCGAACAGCTGAGTCGAACAGTTAAAGCGATTGCGGATGTCGTTAGTGAACACTACTGGAAAACCCAAAAAGTAAATAACTAA
- a CDS encoding YitT family protein: MYQKIAAVISGSILVGAGINAFLVPNHLIDGGMIGIGLIIKYIWGYQTGFTIICLSVPLYIIAFLYFRPYFYNSLHGLLLSSFFIDILSPLRYTFSFPILTSAVLGGFFVGSGIGIMLRYDTSTGGTDLLAQFISRVLSLNIGIIIFLIDGVVIIIGSKTIGLNATLYSAITIFAVGIATSLLTLNKETA, encoded by the coding sequence ATGTATCAAAAAATCGCTGCAGTAATATCTGGAAGCATCCTAGTTGGTGCTGGCATTAACGCCTTTCTTGTACCGAACCATCTCATCGATGGGGGAATGATCGGAATTGGCCTCATTATCAAATACATTTGGGGCTATCAAACAGGCTTTACCATTATTTGTTTAAGTGTACCTCTCTATATTATTGCGTTTCTATATTTTCGGCCTTACTTCTACAATAGCCTTCATGGTTTATTACTTTCTTCATTTTTTATTGATATTCTCTCTCCCCTTCGATATACGTTTTCATTTCCGATCCTTACTAGCGCTGTCCTTGGCGGCTTTTTTGTTGGATCAGGCATTGGTATTATGTTGAGATATGATACAAGCACCGGCGGAACAGATCTGCTTGCTCAGTTCATCTCCCGTGTCCTGTCATTGAATATTGGTATCATTATCTTTCTCATCGATGGGGTTGTTATTATTATCGGTTCAAAGACGATTGGATTGAATGCTACATTATACTCTGCCATAACTATTTTTGCAGTTGGAATTGCGACTAGCTTACTAACATTAAATAAAGAAACTGCTTAA
- a CDS encoding putative bifunctional diguanylate cyclase/phosphodiesterase: MNSDENLLISLGWNVLGSLASGTVFLFLPYLVFYGMIEEKLIINLDQQGDPYLIALAFNLLCIGLLIYIPDRYGVLKQMEQSEQLVKHEQQFQTLFHHNPDAVFSVDPNGKFISVNFIASEYTGYSISDLKRMTFEDVVAPENANLAKGMFKRSLQGEVHQFEVLIKTKIGDYKELYISTVPIMISGRIVGVYGIAKDVTENNRAEKMIHYLAYHDELTGMANRRYFNEELERLLMHENQVSFAIMLLDFDRFKRINDLFGHEFGDRVIQAIGKRLSEVLDDRFVVARLGGDEFTIIVTGNLGERGVSLLAQHVLESFQYPLLIDHQECLLTASIGISLYPQHGKDAAELIKYADMAMYDVKDKSTNNYAFYKEEMSNQTLHKIVLENDLRRAIDEDELILHYQPKINTRSNSVIGFEALVRWQHPSIGLISPDEFISAAEETGLIIPIEKWVMSQACQQLKKWQCYFGENLTMAVNLSQRHFYQEDIVCTISSILQNVGLAPSSLELEITESMAMFNEKETIEKLNRLRELGLEISMDDFGTGYSSLSYMNKLPINRLKIDRLFIRDITSNSGDLAIVTTIISMAHHLGLEIIAEGVETEAQLRILHELDCYEVQGYFYSKPLSVEGVEEYMHSYMK, from the coding sequence ATGAATAGTGATGAAAACTTATTAATTAGTTTGGGCTGGAATGTGTTAGGTAGCCTTGCTTCAGGAACGGTCTTTTTATTTTTACCGTACCTCGTGTTTTATGGAATGATCGAGGAAAAGTTGATTATTAATCTCGATCAGCAAGGTGATCCCTATCTTATTGCACTTGCATTCAACCTGTTGTGTATCGGTCTACTTATTTATATTCCTGATCGGTATGGAGTTTTGAAACAAATGGAGCAGTCCGAACAGTTAGTCAAGCACGAGCAACAGTTTCAAACCTTGTTTCATCATAACCCTGATGCTGTATTTTCTGTTGATCCGAATGGAAAGTTTATAAGTGTAAATTTCATTGCTTCGGAATATACCGGCTACTCCATTTCAGATCTTAAGAGAATGACATTTGAAGACGTGGTCGCTCCGGAGAATGCAAATCTTGCTAAAGGTATGTTTAAGCGTTCTTTACAGGGAGAGGTTCATCAATTTGAGGTTCTAATAAAGACTAAAATAGGAGACTATAAAGAGCTATATATTTCCACAGTACCTATTATGATCAGTGGGCGTATTGTTGGTGTTTATGGTATTGCGAAGGATGTCACTGAGAACAACCGCGCAGAGAAAATGATTCATTATTTAGCTTATCATGATGAGCTGACGGGCATGGCAAATCGCAGATATTTTAATGAAGAGCTAGAACGTTTATTAATGCATGAAAATCAGGTTTCATTTGCGATTATGTTGCTCGATTTTGATCGATTTAAACGAATTAACGATTTATTTGGTCATGAATTCGGAGATCGAGTCATTCAAGCAATCGGAAAGCGTCTTTCTGAAGTATTAGATGATCGTTTTGTTGTTGCACGTCTTGGGGGAGATGAATTCACCATTATAGTGACAGGCAATTTGGGAGAAAGGGGTGTGTCACTTCTTGCACAGCATGTGCTTGAGTCATTTCAATATCCACTCTTAATCGATCATCAGGAATGTTTGTTGACGGCAAGTATTGGTATTTCGCTTTATCCGCAGCACGGGAAGGATGCAGCTGAGCTGATAAAGTATGCGGATATGGCGATGTATGATGTGAAAGACAAGAGCACCAATAACTACGCTTTCTATAAAGAAGAGATGAGTAATCAAACCTTACATAAGATCGTATTAGAAAACGATTTGCGTCGTGCCATTGATGAAGACGAGCTGATCCTACACTACCAACCTAAGATCAATACGAGGTCGAACAGTGTGATTGGATTTGAAGCGCTTGTTAGGTGGCAACACCCGTCTATCGGATTGATTTCTCCGGATGAATTTATCTCCGCTGCTGAAGAAACAGGATTAATCATACCGATTGAGAAGTGGGTAATGAGTCAGGCTTGTCAGCAACTGAAAAAGTGGCAGTGTTATTTTGGAGAGAATTTAACGATGGCGGTTAATCTATCACAGCGCCATTTTTATCAAGAGGATATCGTTTGTACTATCTCATCTATACTGCAAAATGTGGGGCTTGCGCCTTCGTCACTTGAATTGGAAATTACAGAAAGCATGGCTATGTTTAATGAAAAGGAAACGATCGAGAAATTGAACAGGCTAAGAGAGTTAGGACTAGAAATAAGTATGGATGACTTCGGAACGGGATATAGCTCGTTAAGTTATATGAACAAGCTTCCGATTAATCGCTTGAAAATCGATCGGTTATTTATTCGTGATATTACGAGTAACTCAGGAGACCTAGCCATCGTGACAACAATTATTTCAATGGCTCATCACCTTGGGCTTGAGATTATTGCAGAAGGGGTAGAAACGGAAGCGCAGCTACGGATTTTGCATGAGTTAGATTGTTATGAAGTTCAGGGATATTTTTATAGTAAACCTCTCTCGGTTGAAGGGGTAGAAGAGTATATGCATAGTTATATGAAGTGA
- a CDS encoding M4 family metallopeptidase — MKKGIAVVLATGLAFGSALPSASAASSNNLNAEQKQALEKMEIVKQDWESERKVPSFLSGKLSEKNVKTEKAVKSYLKSNESLFKVKTKDLKLVNETTDELGMTHYEYVQTVKGVQIDGAKFIVHTDEKGEVTAVNGDLHPEASKNYKGSSDVKISDKEALEKAWDHIDVKPQNVVSDEPSFVRKSDAFDMVEKSEKVVYEKDNKYYLTYKVQLQFIDPYPANWQVYVDARDGSIVDAYNAVADGAETGYGYGVLGNYKSLNTYYSNGTYYLYDTTKAMSGVIETRTANNGTSLPGSYAVDSNNAFTSSSQGAEVDAHYNAGVVYDYYKNTHNRNSFNNNGATIRSTVHYGSNYNNAFWNGSQMVYGDGDGSVFAPLSGALDVVAHEITHAVTERTAGLQYQNQSGALNESMSDVFGYFVEPGDFLMGEDVYTPNKAGDALRSLSNPEAYGQPSHMDDYYYTSSDNGGVHTNSGIPNKAAYLTIQSIGKAKAEKVYYRALSVYLTPTSNFSSARSALLQATSDLYGTGTTYNAVASAWSQVGVN, encoded by the coding sequence ATGAAAAAAGGAATTGCCGTTGTACTTGCAACAGGTCTTGCGTTTGGTTCAGCTCTCCCGTCTGCTTCTGCTGCTTCTTCTAACAACTTAAATGCGGAGCAGAAACAAGCCCTGGAAAAAATGGAAATTGTAAAGCAGGATTGGGAAAGTGAACGTAAGGTCCCTTCATTCCTTTCTGGTAAACTATCAGAAAAGAATGTGAAAACAGAGAAAGCCGTGAAATCATATCTTAAGTCAAACGAATCTCTCTTCAAAGTGAAAACGAAAGATTTGAAACTAGTGAATGAAACGACAGATGAGCTCGGAATGACACACTATGAATATGTTCAAACAGTAAAGGGTGTTCAGATCGACGGAGCAAAATTCATCGTACATACGGATGAAAAAGGCGAGGTTACAGCTGTAAATGGAGACCTTCATCCAGAAGCATCTAAGAATTATAAAGGAAGTTCAGATGTAAAGATTTCTGATAAAGAGGCACTTGAGAAAGCATGGGATCACATTGATGTAAAACCACAGAACGTTGTGAGTGATGAACCAAGCTTTGTAAGAAAATCTGATGCTTTTGATATGGTAGAAAAAAGTGAGAAAGTTGTTTATGAGAAAGATAACAAGTACTACCTAACTTATAAAGTACAGCTTCAATTCATCGACCCTTATCCAGCAAACTGGCAAGTTTATGTGGATGCTCGCGATGGATCGATCGTAGACGCATATAATGCAGTGGCTGATGGAGCAGAAACAGGATACGGGTATGGCGTCCTTGGCAACTATAAGTCCCTCAACACGTATTATTCAAATGGCACCTACTACCTTTATGACACGACGAAGGCAATGAGCGGTGTGATTGAAACAAGAACAGCTAATAACGGAACATCCCTTCCAGGAAGCTATGCGGTAGATAGCAACAATGCGTTTACGTCTAGTTCTCAAGGTGCAGAAGTGGATGCTCATTACAATGCTGGTGTTGTGTATGACTATTACAAGAATACACATAATCGCAATAGCTTTAATAACAATGGAGCCACGATTCGTTCAACTGTACATTATGGATCGAATTACAACAATGCGTTCTGGAATGGCTCACAAATGGTTTACGGTGATGGAGATGGATCAGTATTCGCTCCGCTATCAGGTGCACTTGATGTAGTGGCTCATGAAATTACTCACGCCGTTACGGAAAGAACAGCTGGACTTCAATATCAGAACCAATCAGGGGCTCTTAATGAATCGATGTCGGACGTATTTGGCTACTTCGTTGAGCCAGGAGATTTCCTAATGGGTGAAGATGTCTATACACCTAACAAGGCAGGAGATGCATTAAGAAGTCTATCTAACCCAGAAGCGTATGGACAACCATCTCATATGGATGACTATTATTATACGTCTTCTGATAATGGAGGAGTTCATACGAACAGTGGAATTCCTAACAAAGCTGCATACTTAACAATTCAAAGCATTGGCAAAGCCAAGGCTGAGAAAGTTTACTATCGCGCACTAAGTGTCTATTTAACGCCTACAAGCAACTTTAGTTCAGCACGTTCAGCGCTACTTCAAGCGACATCAGATCTATATGGTACAGGTACAACATACAATGCTGTTGCAAGCGCCTGGAGTCAAGTTGGAGTAAATTAA